The DNA segment CGGATCGCGCTCGAAGCGTTCCGACAGCAGGGGAATGAGGGTGATGGAGAAGTACCCGCCCGCCAGCAGGTAGTTGATGAAGTCGGGCACCACGAAGGCGGCGAAGTAGATGTCCGCCTCTGCCGTGGCGCCGAACAGGTAGGAGATGACCTTGTCGCGCAGGAGCCCCATGAACCGCGACACGAAGACGCTGGCCGCCATGAGCAGGGCGGCGGCGCCCATCTGGTGGGTGCGGGTAAACAGCTTCATGCGGCGGCGGACTCTCCTGTGCGCGAACGTGGTACGCAGGAACCACTACCCCATACCGTCCCGCTTGACCATACGATGGGGCGGGCAGGACTGCGTCCGCCGCCGTGCACGCACCTGGCGCACGCTCCGCGTCCGGCCCTTTCCCCCATTGGCCCTGCGGGCGCATCCCCCCATGTCCGGCGCATCCCCCATATCCGGCGCCTTCCCAGATCCGGCGCATCCGCCCATGAATCCGACGGCCACCGCTCCATTTCAGGAACTTTCAGCCGCGCGGGCACATTTTTTTCAGCAGTGGTACTATACGAAACCACTTTTTACACACTGCATCCATCCAGAAAAATTACTATACAAGTATTTCCTGATTTCCTGTTCATAGATTGACAACTGTGCACTCAACCGCTAGATATGCCCCATTCATGGAGAGAGGCGCGAGGGTCCGGCCCTGTGACCGCCCGGCAACCTGCCCCGACGTGACGCCGTCGGTCGGGACAAGGTGCCAACACCGACCGTGTAGCGCACGGGATCATGATCGCGGGCTTGCGGCGTCGGCCTCTCCACGCGAGGGGCCTTTTTGTTTTGGGGGCATCGTCCGGACGCTGGAGCCGTGCGGTGCATGTGGGTGGATTTCAGGCCAATTGCGCACCCACAGAAAAAAAATGCAGCTAACAGGCCGTTGCGCCACGGGGGCCGCCACACACCCAGCCGGAACATCCGGCGGGACGGCGGACAGCCCAAGGGCGCACGGTGGTCCGCCGGCCCAGCCCCCGGCGGATTGACCACGCGAAGCCCGGACGGCTTCGCGAAAAAAGGGAGACACGATGAAGGATTTTCTGGAGAAGTTGCAGCCCGTTGGCGAGTGTGTAATCTACTACCTCTACCACAACGAGGACGAACCCATGCCCACCAGTTGGTCCGACCCGCTGGAACTCATGGGTGACATGACTCGCCTGCAACTCACCGACGCACAGATGCGCGAACTGCGCGACATCGTGAGCGAGGAAATCCGCAGCGAAGGCCCCGAGGCGGTCTGGAAGGGGCGCACCCTGCGCAAGAACATCATCCATTCCTGCGGCTACCTGGTGTAGCCGGGCACCTTCGGCGGGCGCGTCCGGCAGCGCGCCCTGCCCAAACGGTGCCCGCTCCGGTACCTGACCCGGCCTACAACGCCTCGCCTTTCCGGGCCACTCCCCCCGCTCCGCGTGCCTGCCCGCACACGTCGGCGGCCCCCATGACCCGGCACGCATGACGACAGACACAACGCCCCCGTCGGGAAACCGGCGGGGGCGCTTTCGTTGGCGGCAGGAAGCGTGCCAGGAAGCGTGCCAGGACGTGTGCCTGTATGCGGCCAGGACGTGTGCTGACGCGCTGCGGGCGGCAACGCAGGGTGTCCGCTGCCTGAGGGACAATCCGCCCGATTCAGCCTTCGAATCCCAGTTCGGCCAGCAGGCCGGGCAACTCGCGAAAATCGCGCATGGTGCGCACCCGGGGCGTGGTGCGCGCTTCCCGGGTCTGACCACCCGGGCGCGGCGGATCGAACCAGATGCCGGACATTCCGGCTTGCGTGGCGCCCCACACGTCGCCGGTCCAGTCGTCGCCGATCATCACCGCCCTGTTGGCGGGCAGGCCCAGGTCGCGCAGTGCATACGCCCAGAACGGCGGCCAGGGCTTGGGCGCCCCCGCCGAACGCCACGTGTACACCCCGGCCAGCAGCGGCCCCACGCCCATGGGGGCAAGGGCCGCCCGGATGGGGCCCTCGTCCGATTCCGAGGCGTTGGAGGCCAGAGCCAGCCGCCAGCCCGCAGCCAGGGCGCACAGCACCTCGCCCGCGTGGGGCATGGGTTCCTCGTCGGTCCATCCGTGTTGCGGCCCCATCCAGCGGGGCATGACGCGCATCAGCGTGCCGCCCCAGTCCAGCAGCAGCGCCTTGTCGGGGACAGACGTGGCGGTCGGGGCGTCCGGTGCAGCGGATATGTCGTTGTGGTTCGTCGTCGGCATGTTCACGCTCCTGCCCCGTGGTGCCCGCGCTCCGGGTCCGCGTCAAGTCGGAATGGCCCGCATTCTTTCCGCGCCCCACCCAGCGCACAAACGAAAAGGGCCGGAACCCGAAGGTTCCGGCCCATGGTCGCAGCTATGTGGTGGCCGGGTTGGCCGTACCAGCCTTTCGGCCTAGTACATGCCGCCCATGCCGCCCATGCCGCCCATGCCGCCGCCGGGCATGGGCATGTCCTTCTTGGCTTCGGGCTTTTCGGCAATGGCGCATTCGGTGGTCAGCAGCAACGAGGCAACGGAGGCCGCGTTCTGCAGGGCGATGCGGGTGACCTTCTTGGGGTCGATGACGCCAGCCTTGATCAGGTCTTCGAAGTCGCCGGACGCGGCGTTGAAGCCGAAGCCGTCCTTGCCTTCGCGCACCTTCTCGACCACGATGGAACCTTCGTAGCCGGCGTTGGTGGAGATCTGGCGCAGCGGTTCTTCGATGGCGCGACGGATGATGTTCACGCCGGCGGCTTCATCGTCGTCGGCGGGCTTCACGTCGTCCAGCACCTTGCAGACGCGGATGTAGGCGGTGCCGCCACCGGGGACGATGCCTTCTTCCACCGCAGCGCGGGTGGCGTTCAGGGCGTCCTCGACGCGGTCCTTCTTTTCCTTCATTTCGGTTTCGGTCGCGGCGCCCACGTTGATCACGGCCACGCCGCCCACCAGCTTGGCCAGGCGTTCCTGAAGCTTTTCGCGGTCGTAGTCGGAGGTGGTTTCGTCGATCTGGGCGCGGATCTGCTTCACGCGCGCCTTGATGTCGTCGGACTTGCCAGCGCCGTCCACGATGGTGGTGTTTTCCTTGTCAACCACAACGCGCTTGGCGGTGCCAAGGTCGGCCACCGAGATGTTCTCGAGCTTCACGCCCATGTCTTCGGACACCACGGTGCCGCCGGTCAGGACGGCGATGTCCTGCAGCATGGCCTTGCGGCGGTCGCCGAAGCCGGGGGCCTTGACGGCAACAACCTGAAGGGTGCCGCGCAGCTTGTTGACCACCAGGGTGGCCAGGGCTTCGCCTTCCACGTCTTCGGCGATGATCACCAGCGGACGGTTCATCTTGGCCACCTGTTCGAGAACGGGCAGCATGTCCTTCATGCTGGAGATCTTCTTCTCGTTGCAGAGAATGAAGGGCTCGTCGAGTTCGACGACCATCTTTTCGGGATCGGTCACGAAGTAGGGCGACAGGTAGCCGCGGTCGAACTGCATGCCTTCGACCACTTCAAGGGTGGTTTCCAGACCCTTGGCTTCCTCGACGGTGATGACGCCTTCCTTGCCCACCTTGGCCATGGCCTCGGCAATGATGTTGCCGATGGTGGTGTCGGAGTTGGCGGAAATGGTGCCGATCTGGGCGATTTCCTTCTGGTCGCGGGTGGGCTTGGCCAGGGTGCCAAGTTCCTTGACCAGCTTTTCCACGGCCTTGTCGATGCCGCGCTTGATGGCCATGGGGCTGCGGCCAGCGGCCACCAGCTTCACGCCTTCGCGGTAGATGGCCTGGGCAAGGATGGTGGCGGTGGTGGTGCCGTCACCGGCGATGTCGCTGGTCTTGGAAGCAACTTCCTTGACCATCTGGGCGCCCATGTTCTCGAACCTGTCTTCGAGTTCGATCTCCTTGGCCACGGTCACGCCGTCCTTGGTGATGACGGGCGAACCGAAAGACTTCTCGATGACCACGTTGCGGCCCTTGGGGCCGAGGGTCACCTTGACGGCGTTGGCGAGTTTGTCCACGCCGCGGGAAAGCTTTTCACGGGCCTTGACGTCGAACAGGATTTCCTTGGAAGCCATTGTATTCATCCTCCTCGGGAGTAAGTGCTAAGTTCGCGGGGCGTTATTCGATGATGGCGAGAATGTCGTCTTCACGCATGACGAGGTGCTCGACGCCGTCAAGCTTGATCTCGGTGCCCGCATACTTGCTGAACAGCACCGTGTCGCCCTTCTTGACGGTCATGGCGATGAGCTTGCCGTCTTCCGCGACCTTGCCGGGACCGGCGGCGACGACTTCGCCGCGCGAGGGCTTTTCCTTGGCGGTGTCGGGAATGAACAGGCCGCCGGCGGTCTTTTCTTCGGTTTCGAGGCGCTTCACCAGCACGCGGTCATTCAAAGGCTTCAGATTCATGACAACTAGTCCTCCAACTTTAGGTGATCGCTGTTTGTCCCGTCTTTGGCACTCACGGGGTGCGAGTGCCAACGACAAGGGCGGTCATCTCGCCGCGCGTCATGACCGTGTCACACGCGCGCCCTCCCGCCGCATGGCGGGGGGCGAAATTCGTCTCGCCCGGTGTATCGTGGCTGTTCGGCAGATGCCGGAGTCCGACAGGGGCTCGGTCCGGCCGCCGGGTGCGGCTGGCCGCCCGCTCCCGTTCACACGGTGGCGGTGCGGTGCAACCGCGTTGGAGTATAAGGCGGGTTTACGGGTTGAAAAGGGGGTTGTGTGCATTTTTTTGCATTTTCCTGGGGCGTCATGCAAATTCAACACGCCGCACTCCCGGCATGCCTTCCGAAAAACCTCACGAACTCGCACCCTTCCGCACGACGTTCGCCCTTGCGCAGACCGGGCGCGACAAGGCGGCCAAATCGGGCAGACCGGCCAGATCGGGGCAATCGGGCCAATCGGGCCAATCGGTAAGGTCGGCAAGGTCGGGACGCCCGGCCCGGACCACGTCAGGCCAGACAAGTCGGGCACAGCCGTGGAGGCGTGCCATTCGGGCACGGCACATCAGACCGACCGGGCCTGCGCGCCTTCAGACGCTGCCGTGCGCGGGGCGCGCGGCAGCCCGGTGAGAATGGCCAGCCCCCCGGCCACGCCCAGCAGCAGGCAGTAGTAGTTGGCCGACAGCACCGCCACGGGCGAGATGCCCGCGATGGACCCGGCCAGCAGCACCTGCGCCGCATGCGGGGCCACCCCCTGCACCACGCACGAAAAGATGTCCAGCAGGCTGGCGCTGCGGCGCGGGTCCACGCCGGAGGTGGCGGCGATTTCACGCGCCATGCCCCCGGTAAGGATGATGGCCACGGTGTTGTTGGCAGTGCACAGGTCGGCCACGGCCACCAGGCCGGAAATGCCCGCCTCAGCCGTGCGGGTAGCGGCCCCGTTCTGGCGGCCCGGCCGGTCGGTGAACCGGCGCACGGCGGCCAGCAGCCAGGCCACCCCGCCCTGATAGCGGATGAGTTCGCCAAGGCCGCCCATGAGCATGGACAGCACGAGAATCTCGTGCATGCCGGTAAAGCCCTTGTAGATGTCCTGGGCGAATCGCAGCGGGGTGTAGCCGTCCACAACGGCCATGCCCACGCCGCCCGCCAGGACGATGCCCGCGAACAGCACGGCGAACACGTTCATGCCCGAAAGCGCCATGACCAGAATGGCCACGTAGGGCAGCACCGTGACCACGCGGTAACCGCCCGGCGCGGCGGCCCGGCCCGCGTCGCCCGCCAGCCAGAACACCGCCACGGCCAGCAGCGCGGCGGGCAGCGCGATGGCGAAGTTCATGCGGAACTTGTCGCGCATGTCGCAGCCCTGGGTGCGCGTGGCCGCTATGGTGGTGTCGGAGATCATGGACAGGTTGTCGCCGAACATGGCCCCACCCACCACCGCACCCATGAGCAGCGCGGCATCCGTGCCGGTCTGGGCGGCCACGCCCGCCGCGATGGGCCCCACGGCGGCGATGGTGCCCATGGAAGTGCCCATGGCCGTGGCCACGAAGGCCGAAATGACGAACAATCCCGGCAGCACCAGCCGTTGCGGCACCAGCGACAGCCCCAGGTTCACCGTGGATTCCACCCCGCCGATGGCCGACGCCACCGAGGCAAAGCCCCCCGCCAGCAGGTAGATGACGCACATGGTGATGATGTTGATCTCGCCCGCGCCGGACAGGAAGACGTTGACCCGCCGGGTCAGCCCGCCGGGCCGGGCCGCCGTGGCCAGGTCCTTCTCGCGCAGGACGAGGGCAAGGGCGATGGCGGGCAGAATGGCCACCGTGGGCGACAACTGGTAGAAGGCCATTTCCGTTCCGGCGGCGCCAAGGGCCAGCCCGGCACCGATGAAAAGCGCCAGGAACAGGCCCAGCGGCAGCAGGGCCAGGGAATTGGGAACAGGCTGGTGCGGGGGCGTGGCAACGTGTGACGTCGGGGACATGGCGATATCCTTCATGAAGCCCGACGGCTGCCGGGCCTGCGCGTAACGCATTGAAATGTGAGTGTGTATGGGGGGGATCGGGATGGTCGGCGAAAGCCCACCGCGTGCATGGCGCGCGATGGCGAACCGTGCAGATAGGAACGGGGACGCCGCGTGTCCAGACGAACTGGCGCGGGCGTCCCCGGAATATCATGCGGCGCCGGTTAGTTGCGACTATTCACGGTTCTTCGCGGTCATTCACGGAATTGGGCAAGCTCCGCGATGCGCGCCTCCACCACTTCCCAGCGTTCCAGCAGGGCGGTCTGCTCGCCTTCCAGCGCGGCAACGCGCGCGGCGGCAGCGTTGAAACCTTCCGGGTCGGCAGTGAAGAAGTCCGGCTCGGCAAGGCGGGCTTCCAGCGTGGCCTGTTCGCGCTCCAGCGCGTCCAGGTTGCCGGGCAGGGCCGCCAGTTCATCGCGCAGCCCGGCCAGTTCGCGCTGCTCCTTGAAGGTCAGCTTGCGGATCTGGGCAGTTCCGGGACCGGAGCCGTTACCGTCCGCCCCGCTGCCGTCGCCCTCTCCGGTCCTGCGCGGGGTGGCATCCCCCCCGGCACCATCGGCAACCGGCTTCGGGCGCTGGCGCAGCCAGTCGGTGTAGCCGCCCACGTACTCGCGCACGTTGCCGTCGTCGTCAAAGGCCAGGGTGCTGGTCACCACGTCGTCCAGAAAAGCTCGGTCGTGGCTCACCAGCAGCACGGTGCCCTGGTATTCGGCCAGCAGTTCCTCCAGCAGGTCCAGCGTTTCCACGTCCAGGTCGTTGGTGGGTTCGTCCAGCACCAGCACGTTGGAGGGGCGGGTGAACAGCTTGGCCAGCAGCAGGCGGTTGCGCTCGCCACCGGACAATACCCTGGCGGGCAGGCGCAGCCGGTCCGGCTCGAACAGGAAGTCGCGCAGATACCCGGCCACATGGCGGCGGTTGCCGTTGACATCTATGGTGTCCGCGCCCTCGGCCACGTTGTCCATGACCGACTTCTCGCCGTCCAGGGCCGTGCGCAACTGGTCGAAATAGGCAATTTCCAGCCGGGTGCCGTGGCGCACCTCGCCGGAATGGGGCACAAGCTGGCCCAGCAGCAGGCGCAGCAGGGTGGTCTTGCCGGAACCGTTGGGACCGATCAGCCCCACCCGGTCGCCACGCTGGATCAGCGCGGAAAAGTCGCGCAGCACCGACCTGGCGTTCTCGTGGGCGAAGCACACGTTGCGTGCCTCGATGACCAGCTTGCCCGAGCGTTCCGCCTCCTGCGCCAGCATGGCCACCCCGCCCTGCTTTTCGCGGCGGCGGGCGCGTTCCTCGCGCAGGGCGTACAGGGCGCGCACCCGGCCCATGTTGCGCGTGCGCCGGGCCTTGATGCCCTGGCGCACCCAGACCTCTTCCTGGGCCAGCTTCTTGTCGAACAGGGCGAACTGGCGCTCCTCGTTCTCCAGCCGGGCCTCGCGCTGCTCCTGGTACTGGTCGTACCCGCAGGCATAGGAATGCAGCCGGCCCCGGTCCACCTCCACGATGCGGGTGGCCAGACGGCGCACGAAGGCCCGGTCGTGCGAGACGAACACCAGCGTGCGCGCGCGGCGCATCAGATATTCTTCCAGCCAGGCGATGGTATCGATGTCGATGTGGTTGGTGGGTTCGTCCAGCAAGAGGTCCTGCGAGGCCACCAGTGCGCGGGCCAGCAGCACCCGGCGCTTGCGCCCGCCCGACAGGGTGGAGAATTCGCGCTCCGGGTCCAGCCGCAGGTGGTTGCACACGGACACTACATCGCCGTAATGCTCCCACCCTTCGCCCGATTCCAGCCCGCGCCGCGCCGCGGCCAGCGCCTCGCCTTCGGGCCCTAGCCCCCCGGCCACGATGCCGAACACCGGGCCGGTCATATCCACCGGCACCTCCTGCGGCATGCTGCCAAAGCGCATCCCCGGCGTGCGCACCACCTCGCCTGCGTCGGGGCGCAGGTCACCGGCCATCAGCCGCAGCAGCGTCGACTTGCCCGCCCCGTTGCGCCCCACAAGGCAGATGCGCTCGCCCTGCTCCACATGCAGGGTGGCCCCGTCCAGCAGCTTGCCGGTACCGAGGTTGAGCGTGACGTCCTGTATGCCCAGCAATGCCATGCGAGTATCCCACCAAGAATATACGTTTCTGCAAAAAAACGGACAAAAATTCGTCTACCCGAACAAATGTTCGGAAAGAGCCCGCCAACAACTGAATATAGCGTTCAATCAATCAGTTTAGCGCGCAACAGGCCACCGGGCAAGCCGGACAAAACAAGTCCACAAAACCCTGCGATACCGGCGTGTTACCACAACACCGCAAAAACATGCGTAAGTACGTGCTAACATTGACATGTATGTACAGCAGGGGATAGACGCAGCACTACCGCCGCATCAAGCGCCATGGGAAATGGCGCACACGCCACAATCCCTTGGGGTATCCATGCGCCACCTTTCTTCACAAACACTGTTCTGTGCCATAGGCACCGGCCTTCTCGCGGCCGGTGTTGCCGCCCTTGTGCCGCTTGTATCCGGCACGTTTTCCCTGTCGCACGGCCTTGCCGCCCTGGCTGTCGCCTGCATTGCCGCTGCCGGAATGCTGGCGTGCCGCATGCGCGGTCTGGCTGCCGACGCGCGCCTGCTGCACGATGCCGCGCTGAAGGGCCTCGGCGGCTCCGCCGCAAACGCGCCCGCCGCCCTGTCCGATGCCGCCACCGCCATCGCCGCCCTGCGCGACGAGGCGCTGCGCAATGCCGCCGCAGGCCAGGCCATGCTGGAAGCCCTGGATGGATATGACGGGCAGGACGCCTCCCGCTCTGCGGACACTGCGGCCCCGTACATCCTGCTGGACGCCAAGGGCATGGTCACCTGCGCCTCCCCGACCCTGCTGGCCCTGCTCGACACGGGCACCACGCCGCCCGCCCTGCCCGCCACTCTTGAAACCGTGGGCCTGCGCCCCGCCCCCACCGATGCCAAGGGGGCGGAACTGCTGCGCCAGATCCGCGAGGGCCGCGCCGCCACGGGCGAACTGGCCATCCCCCTGGCCTGTGGGGTGCCGGACAACGGCACCGCCCCGGGCATGCCCTGCCTGATCCACCTCACTCTGTCCGCCCGGCCCATCACCGACACGGCGGGCCGCACGCACGGCAGCTTCGTGCTGCTGCGCGACCTGACCCGGCTGCGCGCCGCGCAGTGTACCCTGGCCAGCACCTCGTCGCGCATCGAACGCTTTGCCGCCGACTCCATGTCGGCAGCCAGCGAGGTGACCCGCGCCGCGGAAGACCTGGCCACCCTGATCCAGGAAGCCAACGCGGGGGCGGGCAGCCAGCAGGAGCGCACGGCAGAAACCGCCACCGCCATGGAACAGATGAACGCCACGGTCATCGAAGTGGCCCGCAACGCGTCCCACGCCGCCGACCAGGCCGCCGAAACCCGCCGCCGCAGCGTGGACGGTGCCCGCCAGGTGAACGAACTGGTGGCGCACATCGACGGCGTGGAACAGGTCATCGGGCAACTGGCCGAACGCGTGGGCGCACTGGACACGCAGGCGGGCAACATCGGTCAGGTGATGAACGTGATTTCCGACATCGCCGACCAGACCAACCTGCTGGCGCTGAACGCGGCCATCGAGGCGGCCCGCGCCGGGGATGCCGGGCGCGGCTTTGCCGTGGTGGCCGACGAAGTGCGCAAGCTGGCCGAAAAGACCATGAACGCCACCCGCGAGGTGAGCGAGGTGATCACCGGCATCCAGCAGAGTTCGCGCGCCGCCGCCCGCGAGATGGACGGGGCCCGTGCCGCCGTCAACGAGGCCGCCCGCCGCGCCCAGGATTCCGGCACCGCGCTGTCGGAAATCCTTGCCCTTACCGACAACACCAGCATTCAGGTACAGTCCATCGCCACCGCCGCCGAACAGCAGTCGGCCACTTCTGCCGAAATCAACCGCGCTGTGGAGGCCATTACCGGCATTGCCGGGCGCACCATGGACATGATGAACCACGCCGCGCAGGACGTCTTCAGCCTGGCCGGGCGTTCCAGCGACCTTTCGCGCACCGTTGCGCGCATTTCCGCCACCGACGAGGCCGACGACGCGGCAGCGGCGGCGGGCAAGGCCGCGCCCTGCTGGGAATTCAAGAAGTGCGGGCGCGAAAAGGGCGGCGCCAAGGAAAAGGAAATGGGCATCTGTCCCGCCTGGCCCGACCACGGCTTCAGTTGTGCCGGGGTTACCGGCACCTTCTGCGGCGGACAGGTGCAGGAAACCTTTGCCAAGAAGATCGGCAACTGTGCCAAGTGCGACTTTTTCAAAAGCGCATCCTACCGGCGCGACGCGCACGCTTCGCAGATGTCGGGCAGCACCCCCGGCAGGGGCGTACGGCTGGAACTGCGGCGCTGAGGTTCCGGGGGCACCGGCCCGCACACACCGCCAGGTACACATGGGGCGGGGCGCACGACGCCCCGCCCCTTTTCGATGCCCTCCGGCTGCCCGTCCGCCTCCATCCCAGCCCGCCCCCGGCGCGGGGCGCGGGGCGCAACCCTTGCGCCCCGGCCTGCACAAGGGTACTAAGACCATAACAGGAGGTGCCACCCATGCCCGCCACCGAACCCGACGCCCGCAAGGGACGCGAAGCCCTTGGACACTGGCTTGACGAAATGGCCGCCACCGTACGCGACATAGAGCGTGAAGCCGAACAGGCGCTGCACAGAAACGAGGACCAGGACGCCTACCGCGACCTGATGCGCCGCAAGGCGCAACTGCTGACCTCGCTGCCCGATCGCGCCCGCGACCTGTTGCCCCAGTTCGAAGGGCACGAGCGAGACGCCATCGCCGACCGGCTTTCGCGCTTTGCCTCCAGCGCATCCAACGCCCTGCGCATCGATTCCGTGTTCTACATGTCCGCCCTGCTCTACCCGGAAGACCACACCCCCGGGCAGCCCAACGACCTGGAAACCTTCGCCGCCGCCGTGCGTGATGGACGTGCCGGGTAGGACGGGACAACGTACAGCAGCACACCACACGGCATACACAAGCAAGCGCCCGGATACGCATAGTATCCGGGCGCTTGCTTGTGATCTGCATGCGAAAGAACCTGCCATGGCTGATGGCCGCACGCCATACGCCTCCACCCCACTCTCTTCCGCCTTTCAAACCTGCGCCCCCCGCTCGGGCACCGGGCGGGGCGAGGGCGTGGCCTGCGATGGCGAAACGCGGCGGCGGCCCAGAAGGCAAGGCGCGGTGCGCCACGGCGACGACGGCGTAGCAGCGCTACGTCGAGGAAGCCGGGGTGTGCCGCAACGCAGCCAGCGGGCAACAGGCCCGCATGCGCTAGGCTTTCATGTTGACGAACTGAAGGGGCACGCCCAACTCCTCCCCCCGCAGCAACTGGATGACTTCCTGAAGATCGTCGATCTTCTTGCCGGTCACGCGCACCTGGTCGTCCTGGATGGCGGCCTGCACCTTGAGCTTCGAATCCTTGATCTTCTTGACGATCTTCTGGGCGACATCCTTGGTGATGCCTTCCTGGATCACCACATCGCGCTTGACCTGGCCCTTGGATGTCGGTTCGATATCCTTGAACTCCAGACACTTGGGGTCAACCTTGCGGCGGATGCAGTGGGATTGCAGCATGTCTTGCAGGGCGCGCATCTTCATTTCGTCGCCCGCCAGCAGATGGATGCGCTTGTCGCCGCGATGCAGTTCGATTTCGGTGACGGAATTGCGGAAGTCGTAGCGGGTTTCCACTTCCTTCTTCACGTTGTTCACGGCGTTGTCGAGTTCCTGCATCTCTACCTTGTTGACCACGTCGAACGAGGGCATGCGTACCTCCGGATGAAGCGTGCCGTGCGGCACGCGGATTGAAAAGTGTCCTGCGGATGGCCAACGGGCCGGATCAGGCCAGACGGGCCGGACCAGACCGGATCTGGCCCGATCAGGGCGAATCGGTCCGCATCAGATCGGATCGGACGGTCTGGACGCACTGGACCGGGCCGGAAAAGGACAGGCCGCGCCAGCAGTGGACACAGGATGTAGCAAAGGGAACGCCGTGGTTCAAGCTGGCGCGCGGAACGCCTCCTCGCGGACTGGGCGGACTGGGCGGTTCATGGCCTGGTCTCCTGCCATTTCCGCGCGGACCGGGATACGCCGTCAGTTTGCGGATTGGGGACCGGAGCCGCCGCCAGAAGAGCCGAAAGACCCGCGCCCTCCGCCTTCACGGCCCATTCCGTCCCGCCCGGACTTGCCGCGCGCATCCTGCCCCGCGTGCCCGGCAGTTCCGGGGGTACCCTGCGAG comes from the Nitratidesulfovibrio sp. genome and includes:
- a CDS encoding HAD family hydrolase; its protein translation is MPTTNHNDISAAPDAPTATSVPDKALLLDWGGTLMRVMPRWMGPQHGWTDEEPMPHAGEVLCALAAGWRLALASNASESDEGPIRAALAPMGVGPLLAGVYTWRSAGAPKPWPPFWAYALRDLGLPANRAVMIGDDWTGDVWGATQAGMSGIWFDPPRPGGQTREARTTPRVRTMRDFRELPGLLAELGFEG
- the groL gene encoding chaperonin GroEL (60 kDa chaperone family; promotes refolding of misfolded polypeptides especially under stressful conditions; forms two stacked rings of heptamers to form a barrel-shaped 14mer; ends can be capped by GroES; misfolded proteins enter the barrel where they are refolded when GroES binds), giving the protein MASKEILFDVKAREKLSRGVDKLANAVKVTLGPKGRNVVIEKSFGSPVITKDGVTVAKEIELEDRFENMGAQMVKEVASKTSDIAGDGTTTATILAQAIYREGVKLVAAGRSPMAIKRGIDKAVEKLVKELGTLAKPTRDQKEIAQIGTISANSDTTIGNIIAEAMAKVGKEGVITVEEAKGLETTLEVVEGMQFDRGYLSPYFVTDPEKMVVELDEPFILCNEKKISSMKDMLPVLEQVAKMNRPLVIIAEDVEGEALATLVVNKLRGTLQVVAVKAPGFGDRRKAMLQDIAVLTGGTVVSEDMGVKLENISVADLGTAKRVVVDKENTTIVDGAGKSDDIKARVKQIRAQIDETTSDYDREKLQERLAKLVGGVAVINVGAATETEMKEKKDRVEDALNATRAAVEEGIVPGGGTAYIRVCKVLDDVKPADDDEAAGVNIIRRAIEEPLRQISTNAGYEGSIVVEKVREGKDGFGFNAASGDFEDLIKAGVIDPKKVTRIALQNAASVASLLLTTECAIAEKPEAKKDMPMPGGGMGGMGGMGGMY
- the groES gene encoding co-chaperone GroES produces the protein MNLKPLNDRVLVKRLETEEKTAGGLFIPDTAKEKPSRGEVVAAGPGKVAEDGKLIAMTVKKGDTVLFSKYAGTEIKLDGVEHLVMREDDILAIIE
- a CDS encoding Na+/H+ antiporter NhaC family protein; protein product: MSPTSHVATPPHQPVPNSLALLPLGLFLALFIGAGLALGAAGTEMAFYQLSPTVAILPAIALALVLREKDLATAARPGGLTRRVNVFLSGAGEINIITMCVIYLLAGGFASVASAIGGVESTVNLGLSLVPQRLVLPGLFVISAFVATAMGTSMGTIAAVGPIAAGVAAQTGTDAALLMGAVVGGAMFGDNLSMISDTTIAATRTQGCDMRDKFRMNFAIALPAALLAVAVFWLAGDAGRAAAPGGYRVVTVLPYVAILVMALSGMNVFAVLFAGIVLAGGVGMAVVDGYTPLRFAQDIYKGFTGMHEILVLSMLMGGLGELIRYQGGVAWLLAAVRRFTDRPGRQNGAATRTAEAGISGLVAVADLCTANNTVAIILTGGMAREIAATSGVDPRRSASLLDIFSCVVQGVAPHAAQVLLAGSIAGISPVAVLSANYYCLLLGVAGGLAILTGLPRAPRTAASEGAQARSV
- a CDS encoding ATP-binding cassette domain-containing protein; the protein is MALLGIQDVTLNLGTGKLLDGATLHVEQGERICLVGRNGAGKSTLLRLMAGDLRPDAGEVVRTPGMRFGSMPQEVPVDMTGPVFGIVAGGLGPEGEALAAARRGLESGEGWEHYGDVVSVCNHLRLDPEREFSTLSGGRKRRVLLARALVASQDLLLDEPTNHIDIDTIAWLEEYLMRRARTLVFVSHDRAFVRRLATRIVEVDRGRLHSYACGYDQYQEQREARLENEERQFALFDKKLAQEEVWVRQGIKARRTRNMGRVRALYALREERARRREKQGGVAMLAQEAERSGKLVIEARNVCFAHENARSVLRDFSALIQRGDRVGLIGPNGSGKTTLLRLLLGQLVPHSGEVRHGTRLEIAYFDQLRTALDGEKSVMDNVAEGADTIDVNGNRRHVAGYLRDFLFEPDRLRLPARVLSGGERNRLLLAKLFTRPSNVLVLDEPTNDLDVETLDLLEELLAEYQGTVLLVSHDRAFLDDVVTSTLAFDDDGNVREYVGGYTDWLRQRPKPVADGAGGDATPRRTGEGDGSGADGNGSGPGTAQIRKLTFKEQRELAGLRDELAALPGNLDALEREQATLEARLAEPDFFTADPEGFNAAAARVAALEGEQTALLERWEVVEARIAELAQFRE
- a CDS encoding methyl-accepting chemotaxis protein, coding for MRHLSSQTLFCAIGTGLLAAGVAALVPLVSGTFSLSHGLAALAVACIAAAGMLACRMRGLAADARLLHDAALKGLGGSAANAPAALSDAATAIAALRDEALRNAAAGQAMLEALDGYDGQDASRSADTAAPYILLDAKGMVTCASPTLLALLDTGTTPPALPATLETVGLRPAPTDAKGAELLRQIREGRAATGELAIPLACGVPDNGTAPGMPCLIHLTLSARPITDTAGRTHGSFVLLRDLTRLRAAQCTLASTSSRIERFAADSMSAASEVTRAAEDLATLIQEANAGAGSQQERTAETATAMEQMNATVIEVARNASHAADQAAETRRRSVDGARQVNELVAHIDGVEQVIGQLAERVGALDTQAGNIGQVMNVISDIADQTNLLALNAAIEAARAGDAGRGFAVVADEVRKLAEKTMNATREVSEVITGIQQSSRAAAREMDGARAAVNEAARRAQDSGTALSEILALTDNTSIQVQSIATAAEQQSATSAEINRAVEAITGIAGRTMDMMNHAAQDVFSLAGRSSDLSRTVARISATDEADDAAAAAGKAAPCWEFKKCGREKGGAKEKEMGICPAWPDHGFSCAGVTGTFCGGQVQETFAKKIGNCAKCDFFKSASYRRDAHASQMSGSTPGRGVRLELRR